One genomic segment of Musa acuminata AAA Group cultivar baxijiao chromosome BXJ3-3, Cavendish_Baxijiao_AAA, whole genome shotgun sequence includes these proteins:
- the LOC103977222 gene encoding uncharacterized protein LOC103977222, whose translation MAEEELDVRLLVDKKHERVVLAESSKDFVDTLLSFLTLPAGTVVRLLGKRASLGCMDHLYQSVEKLDTEHLQTRACKAMLLSPVSASHRRCENLKLRADDKWPQKFFSCPKCGFPPKGSGMFSLVPDTLCACGRIMVQQRDVHLCKKHSGANGVDGVFVKGGAMFLVTDDLRVAESSVENALAVFRRYGIQDGNGLEERFVKIGRSRILKLLERSLVSRTPLTDVFLETSSTSDFEDVIDLTYISEGGRPCRNDMASESKEIVVRLLRDKSNDDVIYAEGGEDFVDLLFSFLTLPLGSLVRLSGGSSSIGSVDNLYRSVEQLGDYIRSENCKLELIAPKLASSFSCDVLVSLLGVEEDNSCISSDVTGVEAKVFAVNPKSLLPSKELGGAYMKGPRKFLITDTMDVSPFNSREALDLVFSKDVYFENLREETLTLGEAEALKLLKACWVSSRTLTDAFAKFF comes from the exons ATGGCGGAAGAGGAGCTCGACGTCAGGCTTCTCGTGGACAAGAAGCACGAACGCGTCGTGCTGGCCGAGTCAAGCAAGGATTTCGTGGACACACTACTGAGCTTCCTCACGCTGCCCGCGGGCACCGTCGTCCGCCTTCTTGGAAAGCGCGCCTCCCTCGGCTGCATGGATCACCTCTACCAGAGCGTCGAGAAGTTGGACACGGAGCACCTGCAGACCCGAGCCTGCAAAGCCATGCTGCTCTCCCCCGTGAGCGCGTCCCACCGACGTTGCGAGAACCTAAAGCTCAGGGCCGACGACAAGTGGCCGCAAAAGTTCTTCTCGTGCCCCAAGTGCGGATTCCCCCCCAAGGGCTCTGGGATGTTCAGCCTCGTTCCGGACACGTTGTGCGCCTGCGGACGGATCATGGTGCAGCAACGAGACGTACACTTGTGCAAGAAGCATTCCGGAGCCAATGGCGTGGATGGGGTTTTCGTGAAAGGAGGCGCCATGTTCTTGGTTACTGATGACCTGCGTGTGGCGGAGAGCTCCGTGGAGAATGCTTTAGCGGTGTTCCGAAGGTATGGCATCCAAGATGGCAACGGCCTGGAGGAGAGGTTCGTGAAGATTGGGAGAAGCCGG ATTCTGAAGCTGCTGGAGAGATCACTCGTATCCAGGACTCCCTTGACCGATGTTTTCCTGGAGACGAGCAGCACGAGTGATTTCGAAGATGTGATCGATCTGACATACATATCTGAAGGAGGTCGCCCCTGCAGAAATGACATGGCCTCCGAGTCCAAGGAGATCGTCGTGAGGCTTCTCCGAGACAAATCCAACGACGACGTGATCTACGCGGAAGGAGGGGAAGATTTCGTGGATCTACTCTTCAGCTTTCTCACCCTTCCTTTAGGGTCCTTGGTAAGGCTCTCCGGCGGAAGCTCCTCCATCGGAAGCGTCGATAACCTGTATCGAAGCGTGGAGCAGCTGGGCGACTACATCAGGTCGGAGAATTGCAAGCTGGAGCTCATAGCTCCGAAGCTAGCCTCCAGTTTCAGCTGCGATGTACTTGTGTCGCTCTTGGGGGTGGAGGAAGATAACTCGTGCATCAGCAGCGATGTCACGGGGGTCGAAGCTAAGGTGTTTGCGGTTAATCCCAAGTCCCTGCTTCCAAGCAAAGAACTCGGAGGAGCATACATGAAAGGACCAAGAAAGTTTCTGATCACAGACACCATGGATGTGTCGCCATTCAACAGCCGGGAGGCGTTGGACCTCGTCTTCTCCAAGGATGTATACTTCGAAAACCTGAGGGAGGAGACGCTCACACTGGGTGAAGCAGAG GCTTTGAAGCTTCTGAAAGCATGTTGGGTCTCTAGCAGGACTCTGACCGATGCCTTCGCCAAATTCTTCTGA